In Vulpes lagopus strain Blue_001 chromosome 1, ASM1834538v1, whole genome shotgun sequence, a genomic segment contains:
- the TNK2 gene encoding activated CDC42 kinase 1 isoform X18: protein MPAARRFPGLELSFPLLARLRRRLYTRLGSSSMQPEEGTGWLLELLSEVQLQQYFLRLRDDLNVTRLSHFEYVKNEDLEKIGMGRPGQRRLWEAVKRRKAMCKRKSWMSKVFSGKRLEAEFPPHHSQSTFRKTSPTPGGPAGEGPLQSLTCLIGEKDLHLFEKLGDGSFGVVRRGEWDAPSGKTMSVAVKCLKPDVLSQPEAMDDFIREVNAMHSLDHRNLIRLYGVVLTPPMKMVTELAPLGSLLDRLRKHQGHFLLGTLSRYAVQVAEGMGYLESKRFIHRDLAARNLLLATRDLVKIGDFGLMRALPQNDDHYVMQEHRKVPFAWCAPESLKTRTFSHASDTWMFGVTLWEMFTYGQEPWIGLNGSQILHKIDKEGERLPRPEDCPQDVYNVMVQCWAHKPEDRPTFVALRDFLLEAQPTDMRALQDFEEPDKLHIQMNDVITVIEGRAENYWWRGQNTRTLCVGPFPRNVVTSVAGLSAQDISQPLQNSFIHTGHGDSDPRHCWGFPDKIDELYLGNPMDPPDLLSVELSTPRPTQHLGRLKREPPPRPPQPAIFAQKPTYDPVSEDQDPLSSDFKRLGLRKPALTRGLWLAKPSARVPGTKAGRGGGGEVTLIDFGEEPIIPTPRPCAPSLAQLAMDACSLLDKTPPQSPTRALPRPLHPTPVVDWDARPLPPPPAYDDVAQDEDDFEVCSINSTLVGAGVRAGPSQGETNYAFVPEQAQLLPPLEDNLFLPPQGGSKPPNSAQTAEIFQALQQECMRQLQVPAGSLSPPPGPAPVGEDKPQVPPRVPIPPRPTRPRGELSPAPSGEEEIGRWPGPASPPRVPPREPLSPQGSRTPSPLVPPGGSPLPPRLSSSPGKTMPTTQSFASDPKYATPQVIQAPGPRAGPCILPIVRDGKKVSSTHYYLLPERPPYLERYQRFLREAQSPEEPAPLPVPLLLPPPSTPAPAAPTATVRPMPQAAPDPKANFSTNNSNPGPRPPALRAAARLPQRGCPGDGPEAGRPADKVQMVEQLFGLGLRPRSECHKVLEMCDWNLEQAGCHLLGSCGPAHHK from the exons ATGCCCGCAGCTCGGCGGTTCCCTGGCCTAgagctctccttccctctcctggcCAGACTGCGGCGCCGCCTGTACACA AGGCTGGGCAGCAGCAGCATGCAGCCGGAGGAGGGCACAGGCTGGCTGCTGGAGCTGCTGTCCGAGGTGCAGCTGCAACAGTACTTCCTGCGGCTCCGCGATGACCTCAATGTTACCCGCCTGTCCCACTTTGAGTATGTCAAGAATGAGGACCTGGAGAAGATTGGCATGGGCCGGCCTG GTCAGCGGCGGTTGTGGGAGGCTGTGAAGAGGAGAAAGGCCATGTGCAAACGCAAGTCTTGGATGAGCAAG GTGTTCAGTGGAAAGCGATTGGAGGCTGAGTTCCCCCCTCATCACTCTCAGAGCACCTTCCGGAAGACCTCACCCACCCCGGGGGGCCCAGCAGGGGAGGGACCCCTACAGAGCCTCACCTGCCTCATTGGGGAAAAGGACCTGCATCTATTCGAGAAGCTAGGAGATGGCTCCTTTGGCGTGGTGCGCAGGGGCGAGTGGGACGCCCCCTCGGGGAAGACG ATGAGTGTGGCTGTGAAGTGCCTGAAGCCTGAcgtgctgagccagccagaggccATGGACGACTTCATCCGGGAGGTCAACGCCATGCACTCGCTTGACCATCGCAACCTCATTCGCCTCTATGGGGTGGTGCTCACGCCGCCCATGAAGATG GTGACGGAGCTGGCGCCGCTAGGATCGTTGTTGGACCGGCTGCGCAAGCACCAGGGCCACTTCCTCCTGGGCACTCTGAGCCGCTACGCTGTGCAGGTGGCGGAGGGCATGGGCTACCTGGAATCCAAGCGCTTTATTCACCGTGACCTGGCTGCCCGAAATCTGCTGTTGGCCACCCGTGACCTGGTCAAGATCGGGGACTTCGGGTTGATGCGTGCGCTACCCCAGAATGACGACCACTATGTCATGCAAGAGCATCGCAAGGTGCCCTTTGCCTG GTGTGCCCCTGAGAGCCTGAAGACGCGCACCTTCTCCCACGCCAGTGACACCTGGATGTTTGGAGTGACGTTGTGGGAGATGTTCACCTACGGCCAGGAGCCCTGGATCGGCCTCAATGGCAGTCAG ATTCTGCATAAGATTGACAAGGAGGGGGAGCGGCTGCCGCGGCCAGAGGACTGCCCCCAGGATGTCTACAACGTCATGGTCCAGTGCTGGGCCCACAAGCCAGAGGACAGACCCACGTTCGTGGCCCTGCGGGACTTCCTGCTGGAG gcccagcccaccGACATGCGTGCCCTTCAGGACTTTGAGGAACCTGACAAGCTGCACATCCAGATGAACGACGTCATCACCGTCATCGAGGGAAG GGCGGAGAACTACTGGTGGCGCGGCCAGAACACACGGACGCTGTGTGTGGGGCCCTTCCCTCGCAACGTGGTGACCTCCGTGGCTGGCCTGTCGGCCCAGGACATCAGTCAGCCGCTGCAGAACAGCTTCATCCACACAGGACATGGCGACAGCGACCCCCGCCACTGCTGGGGCTTCCCCGACAAGATTGACGA ACTGTACCTGGGAAACCCCATGGACCCTCCTGACCTGCTGAGCGTGGAACTGAGCACCCCCCGGCCCACCCAGCATCTAGGAAGGCTGAAAA GGGAGCCTCCACCTCGCCCACCTCAGCCTGCCATCTTCGCTCAGA AGCCAACCTACGATCCTGTGAGTGAGGACCAGGACCCCCTGTCCAGCGACTTCAAGAGGCTGGGCCTCCGGAAACCAGCCCTGACCCGTGGGCTGTGGCTTGCAAAGCCCTCCGCTCGGGTGCCCGGCACCAAGGCGGGTCGTGGCGGTGGGGGCGAGGTCACACTCATCGACTTTGGCGAGGAGCccatcatccccaccccccggcccTGCGCGCCCTCACTGGCCCAGCTGGCCATGGACGCCTGTTCCTTACTGGACAAGACCCCGCCGCAGAGCCCCACACgggccctgccccggcccctgcacCCCACGCCCGTGGTGGACTGGGACGCGCGCCCGCTGCCCCCGCCTCCTGCCTACGACGACGTGGCCCAGGATGAGGATGACTTCGAGGTCTGCTCCATCAACAGCACCCTGGTGGGTGCAGGGGTCCGCGCTGGGCCCAGCCAGGGCGAAACCAATTACGCCTTTGTGCCTGAGCAGGCACAGCTGCTCCCTCCCCTGGAGGACAATCTGTTCCTCCCACCCCAGGGGGGGAGCAAGCCGCCCAACTCGGCCCAGACCGCAGAGATCTTCCAGGCGCTGCAGCAGGAGTGCATGCGGCAGCTGCAGGTCCCGGCTGGCTCCCTGAGCCCTCCTCCTGGCCCGGCCCCAGTGGGTGAGGACAAGCCCCAGGTGCCGCCCCGCGTGCCCATCCCCCCGAGGCCCACCCGCCCACGGGGCGAGCTGTCTCCAGCCCCCTCAGGTGAGGAGGAGATAGGGCGGTGGCCTGgacccgcctcccctccccgggtgcctccccgggagcccctgtCCCCTCAAGGCTCACGGACCCCTAGCCCCCTGGTTCCACCCGGCGGCTCCCCGCTGCCACCTCGGCTCTCCAGCTCACCTGGGAAGACCATGCCCACCACCCAGAGCTTCGCCTCCGACCCCAAGTACGCCACACCCCAAGTGATCCAGGCACCCGGCCCGCGGGCTGGTCCCTGCATCCTGCCCATTGTCCGCGACGGCAAGAAGGTCAGCAGCACCCACTACTACCTGCTGCCCGAGCGCCCACCCTACCTGGAACGCTATCAGCGCTTCCTGCGTGAGGCTCAGAGCCCTGAAGAGCCGGCCCCCCTGCCCGtgcccctgctgctgcccccGCCCAGCACCCCAGCTCCTGCTGCCCCCACTGCCACCGTTCGACCGATGCCCCAGGCCGCCCCCGACCCCAAGGCCAACTTCTCCACCAACAACAGTAATCCGGGGCCCCGGCCACCAGCCCTGCGGGCCGCTGCTCGGCTGCCAcagaggggctgccctggggacgGGCCGGAGGCTGGACGGCCGGCAGACAAGGTCCAGATG GTGGAGCAGCTCTTTGGGTTGGGTCTGCGGCCGCGAAGCGAGTGCCACAAAGTGCTGGAGATGTGCGACTGGAACTTGGAGCAGGCTGGCTGCCACCTGCTGGGCTCCTGCGGCCCTGCCCACCACAAGTGA
- the TNK2 gene encoding activated CDC42 kinase 1 isoform X6, protein MPAARRFPGLELSFPLLARLRRRLYTRLGSSSMQPEEGTGWLLELLSEVQLQQYFLRLRDDLNVTRLSHFEYVKNEDLEKIGMGRPGQRRLWEAVKRRKAMCKRKSWMSKVFSGKRLEAEFPPHHSQSTFRKTSPTPGGPAGEGPLQSLTCLIGEKDLHLFEKLGDGSFGVVRRGEWDAPSGKTMSVAVKCLKPDVLSQPEAMDDFIREVNAMHSLDHRNLIRLYGVVLTPPMKMVTELAPLGSLLDRLRKHQGHFLLGTLSRYAVQVAEGMGYLESKRFIHRDLAARNLLLATRDLVKIGDFGLMRALPQNDDHYVMQEHRKVPFAWCAPESLKTRTFSHASDTWMFGVTLWEMFTYGQEPWIGLNGSQILHKIDKEGERLPRPEDCPQDVYNVMVQCWAHKPEDRPTFVALRDFLLEAQPTDMRALQDFEEPDKLHIQMNDVITVIEGRAENYWWRGQNTRTLCVGPFPRNVVTSVAGLSAQDISQPLQNSFIHTGHGDSDPRHCWGFPDKIDELYLGNPMDPPDLLSVELSTPRPTQHLGRLKREPPPRPPQPAIFAQSKWGRSRSLGPCPRPLSPLIPPLLEEPTYDPVSEDQDPLSSDFKRLGLRKPALTRGLWLAKPSARVPGTKAGRGGGGEVTLIDFGEEPIIPTPRPCAPSLAQLAMDACSLLDKTPPQSPTRALPRPLHPTPVVDWDARPLPPPPAYDDVAQDEDDFEVCSINSTLVGAGVRAGPSQGETNYAFVPEQAQLLPPLEDNLFLPPQGGSKPPNSAQTAEIFQALQQECMRQLQVPAGSLSPPPGPAPVGEDKPQVPPRVPIPPRPTRPRGELSPAPSGEEEIGRWPGPASPPRVPPREPLSPQGSRTPSPLVPPGGSPLPPRLSSSPGKTMPTTQSFASDPKYATPQVIQAPGPRAGPCILPIVRDGKKVSSTHYYLLPERPPYLERYQRFLREAQSPEEPAPLPVPLLLPPPSTPAPAAPTATVRPMPQAAPDPKANFSTNNSNPGPRPPALRAAARLPQRGCPGDGPEAGRPADKVQMLQAMVHGVTTEECQAALQSHSWSVQRAAQYLKVEQLFGLGLRPRSECHKVLEMCDWNLEQAGCHLLGSCGPAHHNSSPVLFRVFLPASATKAAAPAVDPCFFQRNKASFYFMLLPCARLCLCLSSLRSPRSPGDSISRQQASGRPLWTEGGSAAWVTLRVLSPSRFTPSPPSSCSEPQRAAAGAGGAAHLAGAESTSGQGERQCVS, encoded by the exons ATGCCCGCAGCTCGGCGGTTCCCTGGCCTAgagctctccttccctctcctggcCAGACTGCGGCGCCGCCTGTACACA AGGCTGGGCAGCAGCAGCATGCAGCCGGAGGAGGGCACAGGCTGGCTGCTGGAGCTGCTGTCCGAGGTGCAGCTGCAACAGTACTTCCTGCGGCTCCGCGATGACCTCAATGTTACCCGCCTGTCCCACTTTGAGTATGTCAAGAATGAGGACCTGGAGAAGATTGGCATGGGCCGGCCTG GTCAGCGGCGGTTGTGGGAGGCTGTGAAGAGGAGAAAGGCCATGTGCAAACGCAAGTCTTGGATGAGCAAG GTGTTCAGTGGAAAGCGATTGGAGGCTGAGTTCCCCCCTCATCACTCTCAGAGCACCTTCCGGAAGACCTCACCCACCCCGGGGGGCCCAGCAGGGGAGGGACCCCTACAGAGCCTCACCTGCCTCATTGGGGAAAAGGACCTGCATCTATTCGAGAAGCTAGGAGATGGCTCCTTTGGCGTGGTGCGCAGGGGCGAGTGGGACGCCCCCTCGGGGAAGACG ATGAGTGTGGCTGTGAAGTGCCTGAAGCCTGAcgtgctgagccagccagaggccATGGACGACTTCATCCGGGAGGTCAACGCCATGCACTCGCTTGACCATCGCAACCTCATTCGCCTCTATGGGGTGGTGCTCACGCCGCCCATGAAGATG GTGACGGAGCTGGCGCCGCTAGGATCGTTGTTGGACCGGCTGCGCAAGCACCAGGGCCACTTCCTCCTGGGCACTCTGAGCCGCTACGCTGTGCAGGTGGCGGAGGGCATGGGCTACCTGGAATCCAAGCGCTTTATTCACCGTGACCTGGCTGCCCGAAATCTGCTGTTGGCCACCCGTGACCTGGTCAAGATCGGGGACTTCGGGTTGATGCGTGCGCTACCCCAGAATGACGACCACTATGTCATGCAAGAGCATCGCAAGGTGCCCTTTGCCTG GTGTGCCCCTGAGAGCCTGAAGACGCGCACCTTCTCCCACGCCAGTGACACCTGGATGTTTGGAGTGACGTTGTGGGAGATGTTCACCTACGGCCAGGAGCCCTGGATCGGCCTCAATGGCAGTCAG ATTCTGCATAAGATTGACAAGGAGGGGGAGCGGCTGCCGCGGCCAGAGGACTGCCCCCAGGATGTCTACAACGTCATGGTCCAGTGCTGGGCCCACAAGCCAGAGGACAGACCCACGTTCGTGGCCCTGCGGGACTTCCTGCTGGAG gcccagcccaccGACATGCGTGCCCTTCAGGACTTTGAGGAACCTGACAAGCTGCACATCCAGATGAACGACGTCATCACCGTCATCGAGGGAAG GGCGGAGAACTACTGGTGGCGCGGCCAGAACACACGGACGCTGTGTGTGGGGCCCTTCCCTCGCAACGTGGTGACCTCCGTGGCTGGCCTGTCGGCCCAGGACATCAGTCAGCCGCTGCAGAACAGCTTCATCCACACAGGACATGGCGACAGCGACCCCCGCCACTGCTGGGGCTTCCCCGACAAGATTGACGA ACTGTACCTGGGAAACCCCATGGACCCTCCTGACCTGCTGAGCGTGGAACTGAGCACCCCCCGGCCCACCCAGCATCTAGGAAGGCTGAAAA GGGAGCCTCCACCTCGCCCACCTCAGCCTGCCATCTTCGCTCAGAGTAAGTGGGGCCGCTCTCGAAGCCttggcccctgcccccgccccctctctcctctcattcCTCCTCTCCTGGAAG AGCCAACCTACGATCCTGTGAGTGAGGACCAGGACCCCCTGTCCAGCGACTTCAAGAGGCTGGGCCTCCGGAAACCAGCCCTGACCCGTGGGCTGTGGCTTGCAAAGCCCTCCGCTCGGGTGCCCGGCACCAAGGCGGGTCGTGGCGGTGGGGGCGAGGTCACACTCATCGACTTTGGCGAGGAGCccatcatccccaccccccggcccTGCGCGCCCTCACTGGCCCAGCTGGCCATGGACGCCTGTTCCTTACTGGACAAGACCCCGCCGCAGAGCCCCACACgggccctgccccggcccctgcacCCCACGCCCGTGGTGGACTGGGACGCGCGCCCGCTGCCCCCGCCTCCTGCCTACGACGACGTGGCCCAGGATGAGGATGACTTCGAGGTCTGCTCCATCAACAGCACCCTGGTGGGTGCAGGGGTCCGCGCTGGGCCCAGCCAGGGCGAAACCAATTACGCCTTTGTGCCTGAGCAGGCACAGCTGCTCCCTCCCCTGGAGGACAATCTGTTCCTCCCACCCCAGGGGGGGAGCAAGCCGCCCAACTCGGCCCAGACCGCAGAGATCTTCCAGGCGCTGCAGCAGGAGTGCATGCGGCAGCTGCAGGTCCCGGCTGGCTCCCTGAGCCCTCCTCCTGGCCCGGCCCCAGTGGGTGAGGACAAGCCCCAGGTGCCGCCCCGCGTGCCCATCCCCCCGAGGCCCACCCGCCCACGGGGCGAGCTGTCTCCAGCCCCCTCAGGTGAGGAGGAGATAGGGCGGTGGCCTGgacccgcctcccctccccgggtgcctccccgggagcccctgtCCCCTCAAGGCTCACGGACCCCTAGCCCCCTGGTTCCACCCGGCGGCTCCCCGCTGCCACCTCGGCTCTCCAGCTCACCTGGGAAGACCATGCCCACCACCCAGAGCTTCGCCTCCGACCCCAAGTACGCCACACCCCAAGTGATCCAGGCACCCGGCCCGCGGGCTGGTCCCTGCATCCTGCCCATTGTCCGCGACGGCAAGAAGGTCAGCAGCACCCACTACTACCTGCTGCCCGAGCGCCCACCCTACCTGGAACGCTATCAGCGCTTCCTGCGTGAGGCTCAGAGCCCTGAAGAGCCGGCCCCCCTGCCCGtgcccctgctgctgcccccGCCCAGCACCCCAGCTCCTGCTGCCCCCACTGCCACCGTTCGACCGATGCCCCAGGCCGCCCCCGACCCCAAGGCCAACTTCTCCACCAACAACAGTAATCCGGGGCCCCGGCCACCAGCCCTGCGGGCCGCTGCTCGGCTGCCAcagaggggctgccctggggacgGGCCGGAGGCTGGACGGCCGGCAGACAAGGTCCAGATG CTGCAGGCCATGGTGCATGGGGTGACCACAGAGGAGTGCCAGGCGGCCTTGCAGAGCCACAGCTGGAGCGTGCAGAGGGCTGCACAGTATCTGAAG GTGGAGCAGCTCTTTGGGTTGGGTCTGCGGCCGCGAAGCGAGTGCCACAAAGTGCTGGAGATGTGCGACTGGAACTTGGAGCAGGCTGGCTGCCACCTGCTGGGCTCCTGCGGCCCTGCCCACCACAA CTCCTCCCCTGTGCTGTTCCGTGTTTTCCTGCCAGCGTCTGCCACCAAAGCTGCTGCCCCGGCTGTGGATCCCTGCTTCTTCCAGAGAAATAAAGCTAGTTTCTATTTTATGTTACTTCCTTGTgcccgcctgtgtctttgcctttcgaGCCTGAGGTCCCCGAGGTCCCCGGGGGACAGCATCAGTCGGCAGCAGGCCTCGGGGCGCCCCCTGTGGACAGAGGGGGGAAGTGCGGCCTGGGTGACCCTCAGGGTGCTCTCCCCTTCCCggttcacccccagccccccgagTTCTTGCTCCGAGCCCCAGAGGGCAGCTGCCGGAGCGGGTGGAGCAGCTCACTTAGCTGGAGCTGAGTCAACGTCCGGACAAGGAGAGCGTCAGTGCGTGTCTTAG
- the TNK2 gene encoding activated CDC42 kinase 1 isoform X17, with the protein MPAARRFPGLELSFPLLARLRRRLYTRLGSSSMQPEEGTGWLLELLSEVQLQQYFLRLRDDLNVTRLSHFEYVKNEDLEKIGMGRPGQRRLWEAVKRRKAMCKRKSWMSKVFSGKRLEAEFPPHHSQSTFRKTSPTPGGPAGEGPLQSLTCLIGEKDLHLFEKLGDGSFGVVRRGEWDAPSGKTMSVAVKCLKPDVLSQPEAMDDFIREVNAMHSLDHRNLIRLYGVVLTPPMKMVTELAPLGSLLDRLRKHQGHFLLGTLSRYAVQVAEGMGYLESKRFIHRDLAARNLLLATRDLVKIGDFGLMRALPQNDDHYVMQEHRKVPFAWCAPESLKTRTFSHASDTWMFGVTLWEMFTYGQEPWIGLNGSQILHKIDKEGERLPRPEDCPQDVYNVMVQCWAHKPEDRPTFVALRDFLLEAQPTDMRALQDFEEPDKLHIQMNDVITVIEGRAENYWWRGQNTRTLCVGPFPRNVVTSVAGLSAQDISQPLQNSFIHTGHGDSDPRHCWGFPDKIDELYLGNPMDPPDLLSVELSTPRPTQHLGRLKKPTYDPVSEDQDPLSSDFKRLGLRKPALTRGLWLAKPSARVPGTKAGRGGGGEVTLIDFGEEPIIPTPRPCAPSLAQLAMDACSLLDKTPPQSPTRALPRPLHPTPVVDWDARPLPPPPAYDDVAQDEDDFEVCSINSTLVGAGVRAGPSQGETNYAFVPEQAQLLPPLEDNLFLPPQGGSKPPNSAQTAEIFQALQQECMRQLQVPAGSLSPPPGPAPVGEDKPQVPPRVPIPPRPTRPRGELSPAPSGEEEIGRWPGPASPPRVPPREPLSPQGSRTPSPLVPPGGSPLPPRLSSSPGKTMPTTQSFASDPKYATPQVIQAPGPRAGPCILPIVRDGKKVSSTHYYLLPERPPYLERYQRFLREAQSPEEPAPLPVPLLLPPPSTPAPAAPTATVRPMPQAAPDPKANFSTNNSNPGPRPPALRAAARLPQRGCPGDGPEAGRPADKVQMLQAMVHGVTTEECQAALQSHSWSVQRAAQYLKVEQLFGLGLRPRSECHKVLEMCDWNLEQAGCHLLGSCGPAHHK; encoded by the exons ATGCCCGCAGCTCGGCGGTTCCCTGGCCTAgagctctccttccctctcctggcCAGACTGCGGCGCCGCCTGTACACA AGGCTGGGCAGCAGCAGCATGCAGCCGGAGGAGGGCACAGGCTGGCTGCTGGAGCTGCTGTCCGAGGTGCAGCTGCAACAGTACTTCCTGCGGCTCCGCGATGACCTCAATGTTACCCGCCTGTCCCACTTTGAGTATGTCAAGAATGAGGACCTGGAGAAGATTGGCATGGGCCGGCCTG GTCAGCGGCGGTTGTGGGAGGCTGTGAAGAGGAGAAAGGCCATGTGCAAACGCAAGTCTTGGATGAGCAAG GTGTTCAGTGGAAAGCGATTGGAGGCTGAGTTCCCCCCTCATCACTCTCAGAGCACCTTCCGGAAGACCTCACCCACCCCGGGGGGCCCAGCAGGGGAGGGACCCCTACAGAGCCTCACCTGCCTCATTGGGGAAAAGGACCTGCATCTATTCGAGAAGCTAGGAGATGGCTCCTTTGGCGTGGTGCGCAGGGGCGAGTGGGACGCCCCCTCGGGGAAGACG ATGAGTGTGGCTGTGAAGTGCCTGAAGCCTGAcgtgctgagccagccagaggccATGGACGACTTCATCCGGGAGGTCAACGCCATGCACTCGCTTGACCATCGCAACCTCATTCGCCTCTATGGGGTGGTGCTCACGCCGCCCATGAAGATG GTGACGGAGCTGGCGCCGCTAGGATCGTTGTTGGACCGGCTGCGCAAGCACCAGGGCCACTTCCTCCTGGGCACTCTGAGCCGCTACGCTGTGCAGGTGGCGGAGGGCATGGGCTACCTGGAATCCAAGCGCTTTATTCACCGTGACCTGGCTGCCCGAAATCTGCTGTTGGCCACCCGTGACCTGGTCAAGATCGGGGACTTCGGGTTGATGCGTGCGCTACCCCAGAATGACGACCACTATGTCATGCAAGAGCATCGCAAGGTGCCCTTTGCCTG GTGTGCCCCTGAGAGCCTGAAGACGCGCACCTTCTCCCACGCCAGTGACACCTGGATGTTTGGAGTGACGTTGTGGGAGATGTTCACCTACGGCCAGGAGCCCTGGATCGGCCTCAATGGCAGTCAG ATTCTGCATAAGATTGACAAGGAGGGGGAGCGGCTGCCGCGGCCAGAGGACTGCCCCCAGGATGTCTACAACGTCATGGTCCAGTGCTGGGCCCACAAGCCAGAGGACAGACCCACGTTCGTGGCCCTGCGGGACTTCCTGCTGGAG gcccagcccaccGACATGCGTGCCCTTCAGGACTTTGAGGAACCTGACAAGCTGCACATCCAGATGAACGACGTCATCACCGTCATCGAGGGAAG GGCGGAGAACTACTGGTGGCGCGGCCAGAACACACGGACGCTGTGTGTGGGGCCCTTCCCTCGCAACGTGGTGACCTCCGTGGCTGGCCTGTCGGCCCAGGACATCAGTCAGCCGCTGCAGAACAGCTTCATCCACACAGGACATGGCGACAGCGACCCCCGCCACTGCTGGGGCTTCCCCGACAAGATTGACGA ACTGTACCTGGGAAACCCCATGGACCCTCCTGACCTGCTGAGCGTGGAACTGAGCACCCCCCGGCCCACCCAGCATCTAGGAAGGCTGAAAA AGCCAACCTACGATCCTGTGAGTGAGGACCAGGACCCCCTGTCCAGCGACTTCAAGAGGCTGGGCCTCCGGAAACCAGCCCTGACCCGTGGGCTGTGGCTTGCAAAGCCCTCCGCTCGGGTGCCCGGCACCAAGGCGGGTCGTGGCGGTGGGGGCGAGGTCACACTCATCGACTTTGGCGAGGAGCccatcatccccaccccccggcccTGCGCGCCCTCACTGGCCCAGCTGGCCATGGACGCCTGTTCCTTACTGGACAAGACCCCGCCGCAGAGCCCCACACgggccctgccccggcccctgcacCCCACGCCCGTGGTGGACTGGGACGCGCGCCCGCTGCCCCCGCCTCCTGCCTACGACGACGTGGCCCAGGATGAGGATGACTTCGAGGTCTGCTCCATCAACAGCACCCTGGTGGGTGCAGGGGTCCGCGCTGGGCCCAGCCAGGGCGAAACCAATTACGCCTTTGTGCCTGAGCAGGCACAGCTGCTCCCTCCCCTGGAGGACAATCTGTTCCTCCCACCCCAGGGGGGGAGCAAGCCGCCCAACTCGGCCCAGACCGCAGAGATCTTCCAGGCGCTGCAGCAGGAGTGCATGCGGCAGCTGCAGGTCCCGGCTGGCTCCCTGAGCCCTCCTCCTGGCCCGGCCCCAGTGGGTGAGGACAAGCCCCAGGTGCCGCCCCGCGTGCCCATCCCCCCGAGGCCCACCCGCCCACGGGGCGAGCTGTCTCCAGCCCCCTCAGGTGAGGAGGAGATAGGGCGGTGGCCTGgacccgcctcccctccccgggtgcctccccgggagcccctgtCCCCTCAAGGCTCACGGACCCCTAGCCCCCTGGTTCCACCCGGCGGCTCCCCGCTGCCACCTCGGCTCTCCAGCTCACCTGGGAAGACCATGCCCACCACCCAGAGCTTCGCCTCCGACCCCAAGTACGCCACACCCCAAGTGATCCAGGCACCCGGCCCGCGGGCTGGTCCCTGCATCCTGCCCATTGTCCGCGACGGCAAGAAGGTCAGCAGCACCCACTACTACCTGCTGCCCGAGCGCCCACCCTACCTGGAACGCTATCAGCGCTTCCTGCGTGAGGCTCAGAGCCCTGAAGAGCCGGCCCCCCTGCCCGtgcccctgctgctgcccccGCCCAGCACCCCAGCTCCTGCTGCCCCCACTGCCACCGTTCGACCGATGCCCCAGGCCGCCCCCGACCCCAAGGCCAACTTCTCCACCAACAACAGTAATCCGGGGCCCCGGCCACCAGCCCTGCGGGCCGCTGCTCGGCTGCCAcagaggggctgccctggggacgGGCCGGAGGCTGGACGGCCGGCAGACAAGGTCCAGATG CTGCAGGCCATGGTGCATGGGGTGACCACAGAGGAGTGCCAGGCGGCCTTGCAGAGCCACAGCTGGAGCGTGCAGAGGGCTGCACAGTATCTGAAG GTGGAGCAGCTCTTTGGGTTGGGTCTGCGGCCGCGAAGCGAGTGCCACAAAGTGCTGGAGATGTGCGACTGGAACTTGGAGCAGGCTGGCTGCCACCTGCTGGGCTCCTGCGGCCCTGCCCACCACAAGTGA